The proteins below are encoded in one region of Peribacillus muralis:
- a CDS encoding YjgB family protein, translating into MLSKKPVTRMLSAAILTGSLLGAGASFSTEPVQAASTAEDSSSLAKTHAITTLYEIYNKAFSGEMPYTATGLKINENAQKDVYNTFGSPPEPGNADETFDFYHAEMGHPGFAFAYSEDKIISQIRYFGTNVERDHNLGSITPKVLGEQLGSADQIRHISSTDEINYIYKTGDYELQFIVGEDQTVNHVNLLEDK; encoded by the coding sequence ATGTTATCTAAAAAACCAGTAACCAGAATGCTTAGTGCCGCAATTCTGACCGGTTCCCTATTAGGTGCAGGTGCATCCTTTTCAACTGAACCGGTTCAAGCCGCATCAACGGCGGAGGACTCCTCCAGCTTAGCGAAGACACACGCCATCACCACATTATATGAAATCTACAATAAGGCCTTTTCAGGTGAAATGCCTTATACTGCCACAGGCTTAAAAATTAATGAAAATGCCCAGAAAGATGTATACAATACGTTCGGGTCTCCTCCAGAACCAGGAAATGCCGATGAAACTTTTGACTTTTATCATGCTGAAATGGGACACCCGGGATTCGCCTTCGCTTATAGTGAAGACAAGATCATTTCCCAAATCAGGTACTTTGGGACAAATGTAGAGCGAGATCATAATCTAGGAAGCATCACTCCTAAAGTATTGGGTGAACAACTCGGCAGTGCCGACCAAATCCGACATATTTCAAGTACGGATGAAATCAACTATATTTACAAGACGGGTGATTATGAACTTCAATTCATAGTTGGCGAAGATCAAACCGTCAATCATGTCAACTTATTGGAAGATAAATGA
- a CDS encoding GNAT family N-acetyltransferase — MHFRSWIPKKDKKKLTDITVRNFHVSPDTVNQILEKSHNVLVICNQKGKTVGFLCYNLYLYKVAHINYIVLEQKYRGKGIMQSLLPELVAYARKQGILVVSGFVNKKNPEALQKFKDFGFMPILNYHDDILIQSLI, encoded by the coding sequence ATGCATTTTCGAAGCTGGATACCGAAAAAAGATAAGAAGAAACTAACAGATATTACGGTAAGGAATTTTCATGTTTCTCCTGATACAGTAAATCAGATTTTGGAAAAATCACATAATGTACTTGTAATTTGTAATCAAAAAGGAAAAACCGTCGGCTTTCTTTGTTATAACCTTTATCTATATAAAGTGGCACATATAAATTATATCGTCCTCGAACAGAAGTATCGAGGAAAGGGCATCATGCAATCCCTTTTACCAGAATTGGTCGCTTATGCTCGAAAGCAAGGCATCCTTGTTGTGTCCGGTTTTGTAAACAAAAAAAATCCCGAAGCCTTGCAGAAATTTAAAGACTTCGGCTTTATGCCCATTTTAAATTATCATGATGATATTCTAATTCAATCACTCATTTAA
- a CDS encoding TIGR01777 family oxidoreductase: MLKKVVLAGGTGFVGQYFEQHFRNLGYEVVIISRQTPHIGWDDRKGIEEAIDNSDMLINLAGKTVNCRYNEENKKEILESRTDTTIVLGHAIEQCQNPPSLWINSSTATIYRHAEDKPMTEEDGEIGSGFSVEVAQAWERSLFTFQLPQTRQIALRIAIVLGDGGVMTPYRNLVKFGLGGHQGSGFQKFSWIHLEDLFNIVLFLRKNEGLEGVFNCSAPNPVTNRELMAQLRKAMNKKMGLPCPVPILTMGAFFMRTETELILKSRWVLPERLEKEGYAFKFNHLDQALKQIMKRSMIVNE, encoded by the coding sequence ATGCTGAAGAAAGTGGTTTTAGCAGGCGGAACTGGTTTTGTCGGGCAATACTTTGAACAACATTTCAGGAATCTTGGATATGAGGTAGTGATCATTTCCCGGCAAACCCCACATATTGGCTGGGATGACAGAAAGGGAATAGAGGAAGCCATCGATAATTCGGATATGCTGATCAACCTTGCAGGAAAAACGGTCAATTGCCGATATAATGAGGAGAACAAAAAAGAAATTTTAGAGTCCCGTACAGATACGACCATAGTGCTCGGACATGCAATTGAACAATGCCAAAATCCGCCTTCCTTATGGATAAACTCCAGTACGGCGACGATATACAGGCATGCTGAGGATAAACCGATGACAGAAGAGGATGGTGAAATCGGTTCAGGATTCTCCGTTGAAGTAGCACAGGCATGGGAGCGTTCACTCTTTACTTTCCAATTACCCCAAACGAGACAAATTGCTTTGCGGATAGCCATTGTTTTGGGAGATGGCGGCGTGATGACTCCTTATAGGAACCTGGTCAAATTCGGCCTGGGTGGCCACCAAGGATCTGGGTTCCAAAAATTCAGTTGGATACATTTGGAAGATTTATTCAATATTGTCCTTTTCCTAAGAAAGAATGAAGGGCTTGAGGGAGTGTTCAATTGTTCCGCGCCTAACCCAGTCACCAATCGTGAGCTGATGGCACAGCTGAGAAAGGCCATGAATAAAAAGATGGGACTGCCGTGCCCCGTACCGATACTTACGATGGGTGCCTTCTTCATGAGGACCGAAACTGAATTGATCTTAAAAAGCCGCTGGGTCTTGCCTGAAAGGTTGGAAAAGGAAGGGTATGCATTTAAATTCAATCATCTGGATCAAGCATTGAAACAGATCATGAAAAGATCAATGATAGTAAACGAATAG
- a CDS encoding nucleobase:cation symporter-2 family protein, which translates to MEKLSKISTLLLGLQHVCVMYGGAVAVPLIVGPAIGLTQEQIIYLISFDLLACGIVTLLQVIGGKGFGIRLPALMAVSFIVVEPVIAIGSVHGITGVLGAVMVSGIIVAFLSGVIGKLIPFFPPIVAGSVILIIGVSLMPVAMKNAAGGVGSPTFGDPMNLMLACFTLLSFLLLNTLTKGFVKAVSVLFAMILGTILAGFLGMVDTSAFIEASWFTMVTPFYFGVPTFDFSSIITMTIISLIIAVESIGVFLTLGEVCGKEITEKDVEKGLRAEGIGSFISGIFNSFNHSTFSQNVGLVLLTKVTQRSVVVTAGCILIVLAFVPKVAGLTTMIPLPVLGGAMIPMFGMLLSASLGMVAKADLSKPSNQLTIALGIGVGLAVKGVPEAFDKFPETVQLICGNGVVMGTITLVVINALLNGKSNPSITHHHSIPDIQPSMSQNLISTLRK; encoded by the coding sequence ATGGAAAAATTAAGCAAAATCAGCACGCTATTGTTAGGTTTGCAGCATGTTTGTGTAATGTATGGAGGAGCGGTAGCTGTTCCACTAATTGTCGGTCCTGCAATCGGCTTGACACAAGAACAGATTATATACCTGATCTCGTTTGATTTACTGGCCTGCGGGATAGTCACCTTGCTTCAAGTTATTGGCGGTAAAGGGTTTGGTATAAGGTTACCGGCTTTAATGGCTGTTTCTTTTATCGTGGTTGAGCCAGTAATAGCTATAGGATCCGTCCATGGTATAACAGGGGTTTTAGGCGCAGTTATGGTTTCTGGAATAATTGTTGCTTTTTTATCTGGAGTGATCGGTAAATTAATACCCTTTTTCCCACCCATTGTTGCAGGGTCCGTCATATTAATTATAGGCGTGTCGCTAATGCCAGTTGCCATGAAAAATGCAGCGGGAGGCGTCGGTTCCCCTACCTTTGGAGACCCTATGAATTTAATGCTGGCTTGTTTTACACTACTGAGTTTCCTATTATTGAATACACTTACTAAAGGTTTCGTGAAAGCGGTTTCAGTTCTGTTCGCCATGATCCTTGGTACTATATTGGCTGGTTTTTTAGGTATGGTCGATACCTCTGCTTTTATAGAGGCCAGCTGGTTTACAATGGTGACACCATTCTATTTTGGGGTACCTACCTTCGACTTTTCATCGATTATCACCATGACAATCATATCTTTAATCATTGCTGTTGAAAGCATAGGCGTCTTTTTGACACTTGGGGAAGTATGCGGGAAGGAAATAACTGAAAAAGATGTGGAAAAGGGGCTCCGTGCAGAAGGAATAGGAAGCTTCATAAGTGGTATCTTTAACTCTTTTAACCATTCTACCTTCTCGCAAAATGTAGGCTTGGTCCTGCTGACAAAGGTAACTCAGCGCTCTGTAGTAGTCACGGCAGGCTGTATCCTAATCGTTCTGGCTTTTGTGCCTAAGGTCGCCGGCCTTACGACGATGATCCCTTTACCCGTTCTGGGTGGGGCTATGATACCAATGTTTGGAATGCTTCTATCTGCATCTTTGGGGATGGTAGCCAAGGCTGATTTAAGCAAGCCTTCCAATCAATTGACGATTGCACTTGGAATTGGGGTCGGTCTAGCAGTGAAGGGAGTCCCGGAGGCATTCGATAAATTCCCGGAAACAGTCCAATTAATATGTGGAAATGGAGTAGTGATGGGTACAATAACGCTAGTTGTGATAAATGCCCTTCTGAATGGAAAATCAAATCCATCTATTACACACCATCATTCCATACCCGATATTCAACCAAGTATGAGCCAGAATTTAATATCCACCCTTAGAAAGTAG
- a CDS encoding PucR family transcriptional regulator yields the protein MYLTVEKALKLPALNQVEVIGGEQGLARVINSVSIMDHPDISWIKRGELLLTTGYVFKDDSDAQINLVRELSKRGSAGLAIKIKRFLSTIPPEMVEEANKYKLPLLEIPYEMPLSDLLFSFTHELVNREKVKNNGKGSFEIFNSLLSGESSSSSFPPELQEIGFNHRPYILLLINIETKEEGDSLIPIGRILENLNQTEKVDFKYWHIDFNGHLIILQGKGMVTDEHLLLQAERIATLLEGLIIEGNPSISLTMGLSKVKKEIHNMKEGFSEAKMAIQLGPKVKSTNINDYASIEVEDLINQIPKDVLAQYVLSMIEPIILYDKENEGELLKTLETYLFSRGRIEDAARALFIHRNTVKFRLSRIEDLLGVDLKSSDLAFKLQLSIKAAKLLDD from the coding sequence ATGTATCTAACGGTCGAAAAAGCTTTGAAGCTTCCTGCCCTAAACCAAGTGGAAGTTATTGGAGGGGAGCAGGGTTTAGCTCGAGTAATTAATTCAGTAAGTATAATGGACCATCCGGATATATCATGGATTAAACGAGGGGAACTCCTACTGACAACTGGTTATGTATTTAAGGATGATTCCGATGCGCAAATCAATCTTGTTAGGGAATTGTCGAAAAGAGGAAGTGCTGGATTGGCTATTAAGATTAAGAGGTTTCTTTCTACGATTCCTCCTGAAATGGTAGAGGAGGCGAACAAGTACAAACTCCCATTACTCGAGATTCCTTATGAAATGCCCTTATCCGACTTATTATTCAGCTTTACTCATGAACTTGTTAATAGAGAGAAAGTGAAAAACAATGGAAAAGGAAGTTTTGAAATTTTCAATTCTCTTTTGAGTGGGGAAAGTAGCAGTTCATCTTTCCCCCCCGAATTACAGGAAATCGGCTTTAATCATCGGCCATACATTCTGCTCTTAATAAATATTGAAACGAAAGAAGAAGGGGATTCATTAATTCCAATTGGTAGAATTCTGGAGAATTTAAACCAAACTGAAAAAGTGGATTTTAAGTATTGGCATATCGATTTCAATGGTCACTTGATTATCCTGCAAGGAAAAGGAATGGTGACCGATGAGCACCTACTTTTGCAGGCCGAAAGAATTGCCACCCTTTTAGAAGGTCTTATAATCGAAGGTAACCCCAGCATTTCTCTAACGATGGGATTAAGCAAGGTGAAAAAAGAAATCCACAATATGAAAGAGGGGTTTAGTGAAGCTAAAATGGCCATTCAACTGGGCCCTAAGGTTAAATCGACTAATATCAATGATTACGCAAGCATTGAAGTTGAAGATTTAATTAATCAAATCCCAAAGGATGTACTGGCTCAATACGTGCTATCCATGATTGAACCCATTATTTTGTATGATAAGGAAAATGAGGGGGAGTTGTTAAAAACTTTAGAAACCTATCTATTTTCAAGAGGGAGAATAGAAGATGCGGCAAGGGCCTTGTTTATTCATCGAAATACCGTCAAGTTCCGTTTGTCGAGGATAGAGGACTTACTAGGAGTTGATTTAAAATCGAGCGATCTTGCATTTAAATTGCAGCTTAGTATAAAAGCTGCGAAGTTATTGGATGACTAG
- a CDS encoding PucR family transcriptional regulator has protein sequence MHLTLTDALALPQIKQCQVVAGILGLNREIQSINSFDAPDVLSWLKPNELILTTGYLFQDNPQQLDQFVIELAKMNCSGLFIKLEEIPQTAINIANMANLPILKIPPEFSLSEIMSPLLREIVTRQNEHKELSYSIEDMDGVGTENSSYGILGMTEDNSSFHQITGGFICTVLPLTLQWNHRNDTIAYKQLIKTIETLTGQYKIDKLIRNMKLSLVIIYLDTLPLGSTSFYSQVIHLSQQIISTLSKHLPLELTLGIGNYHKGINNLANSLQEALQSIELGKRLNSGKEIYCYKDLATFKILQYAPKNVLIDIVTDNLAPLKDHDDETESDLIKTLETYMQCNLRPAETARKMGVHRNTIHFRIKSIKKRLGSDLSNDDLFTLKLALYAKRLLDNQ, from the coding sequence ATGCATTTAACGTTGACTGATGCATTAGCATTACCACAGATAAAACAATGCCAAGTTGTAGCTGGCATTTTGGGCCTTAATAGAGAAATACAATCCATCAACAGCTTTGATGCTCCTGATGTGCTCTCCTGGTTGAAGCCAAATGAATTGATTCTAACGACCGGATACTTATTTCAAGATAATCCGCAACAATTAGACCAATTCGTGATCGAATTAGCAAAAATGAATTGTTCAGGATTGTTCATTAAACTGGAAGAAATTCCACAAACCGCCATTAATATTGCCAATATGGCCAATTTGCCTATTCTCAAAATTCCCCCTGAGTTTTCGCTATCAGAAATCATGTCTCCCCTACTTCGTGAAATTGTAACGAGACAGAATGAACATAAAGAGTTGAGTTATAGTATTGAAGATATGGACGGAGTTGGTACCGAAAATTCAAGTTACGGGATTTTAGGAATGACGGAGGACAATTCCAGCTTCCATCAAATCACTGGGGGATTCATATGTACAGTTCTACCTTTAACGCTGCAATGGAATCATAGGAATGATACCATTGCTTATAAACAGTTGATCAAGACAATTGAAACTTTGACCGGGCAATATAAAATCGATAAGCTGATTAGGAATATGAAGCTCAGTCTAGTCATCATTTATCTGGATACCCTCCCACTAGGGAGTACCAGCTTTTATTCACAAGTCATCCATTTAAGCCAACAAATCATCTCCACTTTATCTAAACACCTGCCACTGGAACTTACGCTGGGAATCGGTAACTATCATAAAGGGATAAATAACCTGGCCAATAGCTTACAGGAGGCTCTACAATCTATTGAACTGGGAAAACGATTGAACTCAGGAAAGGAAATTTACTGCTACAAAGATTTAGCAACATTTAAAATTTTGCAGTACGCCCCAAAAAATGTACTTATTGATATTGTCACAGATAATTTAGCACCGCTAAAGGATCATGACGATGAAACCGAGTCTGATTTAATCAAAACTTTGGAGACATATATGCAATGCAATCTTCGACCTGCTGAAACGGCCAGAAAAATGGGGGTACATCGAAACACGATCCATTTTCGAATAAAAAGCATAAAAAAACGATTAGGATCGGACTTAAGCAATGATGATTTATTTACTTTAAAACTTGCCTTATATGCCAAACGTCTATTGGATAATCAATAG
- the uraD gene encoding 2-oxo-4-hydroxy-4-carboxy-5-ureidoimidazoline decarboxylase, producing MISDLNSIKEMNRKEFIQKFGWVYEHSPWIAERSWDYKPFISLDDLKQKMEIVVQDASLTEQLQLIKSHPDLAARIDMAEASVKEQSAAGLNSLSPEEYEEFHALNNQYKDKFGFPFIFAVRGSDKTVIKAEMKRRIGLDQANELKEAIKQINLIASHRLSDFIK from the coding sequence TTGATATCAGACCTTAATAGCATAAAAGAGATGAACAGGAAAGAATTCATCCAAAAGTTCGGATGGGTATATGAACATTCCCCATGGATAGCAGAGCGTTCATGGGATTACAAGCCATTCATTTCCTTAGATGACCTAAAACAGAAAATGGAAATAGTTGTCCAGGATGCTTCATTAACGGAACAGCTCCAATTAATCAAGTCTCACCCGGACCTAGCAGCCCGGATTGATATGGCTGAAGCATCAGTTAAAGAACAATCCGCGGCCGGTTTGAATTCTCTTTCTCCGGAGGAATATGAAGAATTTCATGCGTTAAATAATCAGTATAAAGATAAGTTTGGATTTCCGTTCATATTTGCTGTCCGCGGCAGCGATAAAACGGTGATAAAGGCAGAGATGAAAAGAAGGATTGGTTTGGATCAGGCAAATGAACTTAAGGAAGCGATCAAGCAAATCAACTTAATTGCCAGCCACAG